The window CAATGGGCTGAGGCAAAAGATCACATCGCTATCTAACGCGTTTGTTTTCCATTTCTGTaagataaaaaacaaatgaggCTAGTTTGTAACTTTGTTGGTGACTTTTTCATAGTTAGATATTGCACTCTAAAGCAGGAATCTCATATATTGGTAGACTTAGCTTGTTCTCTTATGAGTAGTAgatgaaattaatttagaagttAAACTAAGCTCGATGCTTGTGGATTAGTGTAGGGGTTGAAGCTCCCATTTCGATACTAGGAGCCAAGATGGACCAAGTAATCTCCACCCGAACTCTTGAAACAATTCGAAGTCTCTTATCCACCAAGAAGCCTTTGTCATATCTTACTCTCTCTTACACAACACGAAAATTACAAGTTATTGTTTCTTATCTTATTTAAATACCATTCTTTCAcatcaattcaaaatatgATCAATGCAGAGATCACTACATGTGTTGaattaaataatctaaaaGATCATGATATTGTAGATTCAAGACACGACAAATAGATTGATAGAATTGTCAATGAATCAAGCTTATTATTTGACAAAACTTTGATTGACAAGGTTTGTCATGTTTGTTAactatttaggttttgttttgtataacattttcatttttagttttatgttttgaaatttgagatgATTTCTTCAACTGATTTTTAGTTTATCATTCCTTAAGTCTCGCATTTCTCGATATTATCTACCTAGCCACCTTTGTTGATTTTGGGTACAAGGTACCCTCTTATGGGCAACTTTATTGTTGTGTTTATGTTAGAtttctcttaaattttatatgataGTTTATaagtcaaattctaaaaacaaaaacaatatattaaaatttattcttttggttttcaataattaacatcatttttttaaaatatgagtaAAATGCGTGGATaacaagtaaaataaatatataggtGAAAATGACatctatcaaatttaattttcaaaagtaaaaggaGAAAAGTTTGGTTGTTGAAGActacttctttttattattacttctaATCACaatcattcaatttttctaaaggagaaaatatttgaattggagtcaaaattttaaaataaacaatttaaaagcTTTTACAACttgactttgaattttggaatttatgaGAAAGCagtgtttaaaaaatagaattgtaattaaatgaaacataagagaagaaagtgaatataaaataatgtttgtGTATAGATTACTTCTCCCTATCAAACAAGTGTCCTCcattcttcatcatcttcatttttttattactatcTCTCTTTGATGTTCAAGCACctgttaattatttaaaggaaaaaaaatcatacaaTGGTCATACATGTATATCAtccatcaaaatttgaaaactaagaatgatttttgcttttaaaacttgaataaaaatatgggaaaataaatataattttcgaaacaataaaatgaaatagcttttgtaaatattttaaacaagttTAGTCCAATTACACTAATATTAATcagaaatttcaaatacaatattGTTTAGTCATCAGTGAGGTGGAGAATTATTTGGATTAGTATATTATCATTCAAAAGGTGAAAATGTCACACATTTGGAATTATAAAATTAccgatttttcttttgtcgtCTGTTATAATCATATTATAAACTTACAACccatgaaaattatttgaaaatgaaatgttcGTCATCATTTGCTATTGTTAAAGAGAAACAAATAGGAAGAAAGGACGAAAAtttaggaagaagaagaagaatttggaGTATTTATTAATGGGGTTACGGTTTATCCATTCATTTGACGTAAGGGCTGAGGCAAATTTCCATCTTCTTAAGCATTTATTTACTCTCTTCCACTGAAATCTGTCATACAATCAGTCATACAGTAAAACGAAGGATCCTGATTGAATACAAAAATGTCAGGTCCTCAATGCTGTTCAAACCCACCAACTCTAAACCCCAGCAGCGGCGCCGGCCATATCGAACAACTCGGTGGCCTTACCACCTACGTCTCCGGCTCCCCTGACTCCAAACTCGCTGTCCTTTTTATTACCGATGTCTACGGTACGGTAGCTAACCCTTATcattctcatatatatatataaatatatggtACCTACAGTAGGATAGGAGGTGTTTGACTTCTGGGTGAAGGGAATTTCCACATGGGTCTCTCTCTTTTCACTGTcaaattgtaataaatattcttttggGAGTTTGggaattgataaaaatttctCCTGGCCCTCGATCTAATACTATACTATACTTcgtaaaattttattctttttcgcTTTCACTGATATAAGATGCATGTGAACGTCTAGTGTCCTAAGCTTTTCTTGCTGTCTTGCGCTTTGCAGGATTTGAAGCTCCACTTTTAAGGTACTTCTAAAATTGGAGAGATTGTGCAATTGCTGCATTGCTTCAAGTGATTTTGTTGCTAAAGAAGAGATTGGTTTTATTCAGTAAAGAAGATGGGATATGAAGAGCATTTCAGTATAAGTATAAGCAGCAATTTTTAGAGTGTACACAAAGAAGTTGCATCTTTTTGGctttaaaggaaaaagagcAACGGGCCACTTTTGGGAGACtgtgttttaatattttattagcTCTTCTTGTTGTGAACTTTATATCCATATAACTTGTATATCTCTACTCATGTATTCCTTTTTAACTTCCTTGGCTTTGACCTTGGCCCCGACCCTTTTTCTTTGGGTGGTGGTTTCACACCGTTCATGAAACCATTTCTTATTACCAACAAATTAGAAGGAAGTTGAAGATTGGTATCTTTTGCTGCACATATCTTTGGATTCTACTTGACACTAATTTTAGCTCCTTTCAATTTGTAGGAAGCTAGCAGATAAGGTTGCAGCTGCTGGGTTCTTTGTGGTTGCTCCTGATTTCTTCCATGGAGATCCATTTGTCCCAGATGATGCTAATAGGCCCATTCGGGTTTGGTTACAAGATCATGAAACTGTTAGTTCTTGTCTTTCACTTCATTACTGCAGCACTTTCTTCATTATCATCTATCTGCCGCTGCTGGGAATTATCTTAATAGGGTTGATAAGGAGTTGACTGACACTGACTCGTGTGCTTGGTGGCTTGCTCACTCCTATCTAAGAAAACGTTTTTTCAGTTTGAAAATGGGGTGGCCTTTGTCATCATGTTGTTGTATTCTGAATATCGCCAAAGAAAACCAATCATTATACTAATTGAAATGCGAGAGTTCAAATTCGTGTTGATATAATGGTTTAACAGGAAAAGGGTTTTGATGATGCGAAGCCAGTAGTTGAAGCTCTGAAAAACAAAGGTATCACAGCGATTGGAGCCGTAGGCATTTGCTGGGGTGGTGAGTATATTCATCATGTGTTtcttattatcatattttgttCGTATTGTTAAGAACATACAATTATCCACTGCTTTCAATTTGCAGGAATCTataatttcattcatattGCTGAATACTTACtataatttgttaatattaCCTGGATGAAAATTTCTTACTTCTGTTTGAATcgttttgaacttttgtacCCTCAGCCAAGGTTGTGGTTGAGCTTGCAAAAGTGGAGTTGATTCAAGCTGCTGTGTTGCTACATCCTTCGTTTGTCACAGTCGATGACATCAAAGGTTTGTATTTTGGTTCCAGCATCTATTCGCTTTgacctcttttccttttcctttgtCTGTCGTTTTTAGTAAGAAACACTTCCATTGTTGAAGATGAAAGACTGGAAGGCTGCTTCAAATGCACCCCAAGTCAAACAATAAAGCAATCGAACTTCGAACAATCAATAGAACCTCTGAACACGAACCAAACCATACAAAACCACATTTTTATAAGCTCCCCCCCAATTGCATAATAGATAGCCACACCACAGCTTAGCATTGACAGGTGCTTAGTTTTAAATCTCCGCATGTCAACTCATTCTCAGGTGCTTAGTTTTACAATTAATGCATTAGTGAGGCTGAAGAAACACGCAGAAGAGTGTTTCCAAAAGGATGTTTCTCCCTAATGTAATAGGCCAAACCAGAAAGATCTCATTGTTTTCTGACGAATATATTTTCCGTCTTTTTAAGAAGAGAGAGGCAATGACCTCATGAGCTAGATAATAGATGGATAGGCTTGACCCTTTTCTTTCACATTcaccaaaccaaaaaaaaattcttgcaAAACAAATCACGAACAAATAGGCAATGACCTGACAAGCTAGGTGGATGGGCCTGATTactaaatgttttgttttcaactttctGCACTTCAAGCAGGACGCTTTCTAAAGTATGAGGCTATATGTTCCTTCTGGCAAAGGAAAATCTCAGATTGACTGACTTGTTCTGTTCAGTATCAggaattatttcttttatttgtggTAACTAACTAGTAAGAAATGGATGAATACAACTTAATTTGCTAACTGTTTCCAATGTTTACTGATAACTGTAGGGGTCAAAGCTCCCATTTCGATACTAGGAGCGGAGATCGATCACATGTCTCCTCCAGAACTCTTgaaagaatttgaagaaatcTTGTCTGCAAAGCCTGAGGTAAGAGTGAGAGCcatcttattttctttccttttacttCCTTTAGTCGAACTTTTATCATGATATTTTTTGTGAATCTGATCTTGTCTctcttaacaaaaaaagaaaagaaaagttgtttaCATTGACAGCAGATACAGGTTAAAAAGCCTAAATCTAATTACTTGTGTTAAGTTATATAGACCATTTCCTTGGTTCATTTTAGGATCTTACACTTCTTCATTACCCACATATGCATTCATTCAACTTGAAAGTAgatgtaaattttttacttcttcGATTTATAGGTCGACGGGTTCGTAAAGATCTTTCCAAAGGTTTCTCATGGGTGGACTGTGAGGTACAAAGTGGAAGATGAAGAGGCTGTCAAATGTGCAGATGAAGCTCATGAGGACTTGTTGGCTTGGTTTACTAAGTATGTTAAGTAATTGAATTGGCCATTGTGAATCCCTGTTGTTAGTATCTTTGTGTTGTGAGCCATTTTACTCTTTAAGCTCAGAATAAGACGTTGGGATATGCTGCTGCTTTCTAATATCTCATTGAAAAACATGGGAACAGTCGTAATATTAGCAGATTTGATGATGATCATGTTGATGATAGTACAACAATAAGttttgcattttctttgtgTGAGATTGAAACATCTCTTTGATTTTGCAGGGAGAATAGTTTCTACTATACTGAACCATATTTTggtcataatttttttccaaaattaaaattatgaaattttgaaccTTGTATGGATTTGTTAATCTTACCAAACACTTAAATATCACTTTTCTTTCCAAGGAAATAACACCACTTATTCGAACTATACAAATTTTTATAGgctataaatttatcaaaggCAAAAATGAATGTAGCTCAATTAGCACAATGTTAATATCAACGTGGAAGTCAAAAATAAGATTCTCAACAACTATCAATCATATGTAAATATCATACAAAATGATTCTCTATATCTTCGGGTGTCGATTATAACAAGGTTTAAGAGAAGTTGTTAAGAATATTTGGCAAATATTCTGCAAGCAAACCCCTTTGGTTGAATAGTTCGCcttaccattttctttttgggttaAGCCTTTTATCCCTTTTAGGTGGAGTTCAGTTCATTCATGATGCTAACTCAATCGAGAGAATTACATGCGAGATGAGTTCGCGCCCTACTTTGAATAGTTAGCCCTACCCATTTCTTTTTGGGTTAagcatttttctaatattttctttttacttgaGGCATTTGGGACGAGGAGTGACTTATAATAGTCCaaggattataataatatgagTATTATAATAGTCTGTGTTTGAGATGCAAATTATTATCTCAGCTTTTGTCGGCGTTGCTTCCTTTTATGATGGTTGTTACTGGAATTTTCGATTTAGTTTGGCCTTTTCCTTCCACTTTTACttgataaatatttggaaCTTAGTAAGAGAGGGGGTGTGAGAAAGAGGAGAGAGGAGTGAGAACAagtattatcataacactaggATTAGGAAAATCCTAAACCACTCCACTCCATTCCTCTCTAATCTTAGGGCCAAACAGCTCCTTACAACGACTATTAGGCGCAGAACGAGGAGTTTGATTGTTTATTGAgagggaaaagagaaaaaagaaacaagattcCTTGGGGGCTTAGGAGGCAAAGGTTGTCCCTTTTTAGTAGGGTTAAGAAGAGGAATTAATCTGATGAAAAGGCATAGGAAGACTCCAGTACTCCTTAGCACCAtcttttctcaataaaattaaactaaaagaaaaggaaacaaaattcttattgaaaaatgaagactaaatattcatatttaaccTTTTTGAAGAATGATCTCTTTTTCTCTGAAAAATCAAGACTAGACGTAGAATGATCTCTTTCTTTGTCCTAATAATATTTTCAGAATTGATTACAGCtccaattctttttcttttcttctaatcaAAGTTTTAATTCAACTCAAGCCAATTGAttcttttaattcaataaaacaaatcataattttccaaaaatggATAAGCTAATTAATGTCGAGACTcactaaataaataagaataacatagttttcaagaaaaaatatcatttaattatCCAATTCCCATGACACTGAAGAAGGGTAAAAGTAAATTGAGACATACTTCAAGAACAATtggaagaaaatcaaaattatatgcACTTTCATATGAACAAATCGATATTTCCTTAAAATACAATAGAAGTTCAACATTAACAGGGCATTTCACTGTCCAAAACATAGTTGAAGGGACCAAATATTCCTAAATTTTCTCGGCATAATCTCTCAATAGTtgacccttttcttttcttgttcaGGGTAGGGGGAGCTTACAAAGACTACTGTACAAACTAAAACCACAGACCTTGCCAATGTTTacttcatttcatttaaatagACAACCAACAAAATAGGAacactaaatttataattcataCAAGAATAATTTATAGGGCATCAATTGAATacaggaagaaaaaaaattgtctaatTCCTAAATAGGTCAATGGTTTCCCtgtgttttcttttgcttCCAACGTAGTCAATATAACCTTTGCTTCACACGCCTTCCATTCAGATCGCTGCCATCTAAAAAGGTCAAATTTCCAAACCCAGAAGTAAGGACGTTGTGTTCGGTAACTCTTGCTACATATTGCAGTAGCTCAGTAAGAACAGCAGGGCAGCTTTCTTTGAGATAATCGAACCCGTCGGATTGCATCACGGCTgaaaatttactaaaatacTTTAGACTTTATATGTCAAATACAATGATTCAATTTATGCTTATCAACCCTTTTAGCAATATATAACTAGGAGGGAACAATcacaaaaagattaaattctTTCCATTTAAATGTTTTAGCAAATTATGTATAAAGTAATGTTTAGCACTAGAAAAGGGATGATGATCTAAAAGGGACTGTTCAATAGGTTGACCCAAGAGAGACAGTGTCGCTAATTCATGTTAAGTAGTTGTCCCAAGAGAAGGATATGGTGTGTTGAACAACTTCCTCTGACTGATCAATACATTCATTCTATTCTAATAATCGAACAATCATGACTTCTCCTGAGAAGCTTCCATAAAATATGTCAACTACAGAAAAACCTGTCTTAACACCtaaacaacattttattgaaACGTTCAAAAAAGGTTTATAAACACAACAGACTATCACCATctcacaaaatatataaaggaCATTGAATGAATCGTGAGCTATGGCATACAATGTtgcttttcaaaaatagtaaagagtCCATCTTCCAACATCTCTGTGATCATAGAGTTTTAAAGACTAGTTTAATTTTTGCTGTCTAATGCCATTAGAACTCTACTTTGGAAACCGAGTGGATGATTTTGGTCAATTGCTGAAGGGTACTTGGTGGGATGGCTATCTACCCGTTTCTCCGTATCATCTCTTCTTAAACTTCGTTTCCTATGGATGGAAAAAAGAAGGATCAATCAAGAACAACTTATCAAAAATGTCTTCAAATGAGTTCAGTTATTACTAACCCGCCCCCCCAAAGAAACAAACTGGCAATCCCACAGCAAACCCTCAAGGTCCTCCCCATGCCTCCGTAAGAGATTGAAAATGCACCATTGCAACAGCAAAACAATAGAAGAATGCACCACAGAAAATCCTAGGTATTCACTCTCCCATGTGAAAGTTAAAACCTACCACACAAACACCTTAACCTCCTTTAACCTGCCAGAGTGAAGAGAACATAGAGGCAACCGAGGTGGGAGGAGGGGCAgaaaaaataaggaagaaaaCCCTCTAGAAGGATCAAAGGACGAGAGCTTGAGTGATGAAGCCCAAGTGACTAAAGAAACTTTTCCTTAGGTGTGGCCTATAAGAGAGGATGCTCGTATCTGGTCCCCTAATCCTTCTGGAGATTTCTCATGCCATTTCATTCTTTCCTTCTTACATGTTCCTTCTCCACAAAGCACTGCTGTTCCTTCTCCCACTTCAGATGCCTCTAAGTTCTATACCACTGACAAGTTATAATTCCAAAAAATGCGTGTGGAAAGTTTTAGCTGGGAAAGTGAATACCTTGGATCGTATCCGAAGGCATTCTTCTTCCGTGTTGTTACCAAAATGGTTTTCTATTTGCAAGACACATTGGGAAGACCTTGAGCATTTGTAGTGGGATTACCAGATCCAAATCGTTGGAGAACCTTGTATGGTGGGAGTAGAGCTTAAGATAGGGAAGGGATGATAGCTCATTCTTGAAGGAGGTACTTGTGAGTTCTCCATTCAGGGAAAAGGCAAAGTCcaaaaaatcaatatacatGCATACTAATCCAGTCACCACGACCTAAAATCTCACCATGCTCAATGATCCCTTACTTGACTTCATATTTGAATCAGCTCGAGACATGGTGGAACACATACAATCACATTGTTAACTGTTGAAACAAAGGATCGGTAAACAAAGCAACCAGCTGAATATTTCTATGATTAAACAAGGTCACTCATCAAATCTTCAATATTCTCACAAACATCCATCCACCTAACATTAATCCAACTCCATCACTTCAAATAGCCCAACCCACAGAACTAGCTGGCATGCCCATATTGCAGAAAAATATTCTGGCACTAGGAACTCTATGTCTCCCAAATTTTGTCACAAGACAATGCCAAGCCCATCTCAACagtaaatagaaaataaggACCAAATAAACAACCTATATTCTTTGTCCCAAACCTTAAAGATTTTCTCTTTATGATAAATTGACAACCTTGTTTTACCCATGCGATTGTCTCAACAACTACGGCTAAGAAGCTGTGAGAATTTGACAGTATTCTAATTTCCTGGGTCAACAAAAGtgtaatagaaaaaaattaggtgTTTTGTGGTTTTCCActtttttcattcatcaatGACGTGTTTCtttatccaaaagaaaaaaggaaaaaaaaaaaaagagtgtaATGGGAAacataaaacaatttaaatttagaagatAATACAACTGAAACTACTTGATGTTATTGTTTACTAAGAAGTGAGTCCCTTTCTCCATCTTGTTAACAGGGTCCACTATttgcataagaaaaaattactgAGCCATATTAGCGAGtccaattttataataaagcCATACCTTTTAAGTTTTCAGGCATGGCGATAAATTTGAGGCATGCAGCTTTCAATTGGAAACAATGGTGCTGCTCAGCTAAAGCTAATGTAGTTGCCACAGTATTTATGGCAATATCTTCACAGAGGTTAGCCTCACAAAGCAATTTAAGCCTGTCTAATGCATAACGATCTGCAGCTGCAAGAAGATGTTGAGCCATCAAAGTTGATGCCCACTTAGAGTTTGCACCAACAAGCTCAAGCATGTCTGGTAGATTGTCCCAGTACATGAAATGAAGTAACGCCTGCAGAttccaataacaaaaaagaagttcAGAATTATGCAATATGCTTCATCCCAAGCTCTTCCTTTTCCCCATGGGTAGTGGTGTGTTTTACATTACATAACAAACTTCCAAGGATTTGTAAATCTTGGAGACTCAGAGTGTATTTATCCCCTAACAGGAATTATTGTGCTATGCTGGTAAGGGTTCTCTTGAATCTCTGATTACAGCCAAACTCATTGACATCATTGATACTAATAGGAATTAAGAAAGTTCAAAGCTCTTactcttttcttaaaaattacaCTGTTTATTTTCAGGACTATCAAACACACATTAGGAACTAAGAAAGTTCAAGATTCTTACCCTTTTCTAATAGTTACACTATTTACATGGCATGCCACACAACCAATACCTTTTCGCTTGGAAGCACCAACAAGTTGTTcgaaatatgaagaaataaatgaaaccTTTTTCTCTTGAAAGCATTGACAAATTgctaacaaaattaaaaaactataaatgaaGTCTATAAGGTTCCTATCATCATGTATATCAGTAAGTGTATTATATGCAATTTAAACTGACTGCAGCACAACAGCATGCTTGATTCTCTACATGTGACCATATGCACTGATCTGGCTGTGTATGTAAGAGatagagaggagagagaaccTTAAATACAGGAGCCTCAATGTCTTCAACCTTTATGCATCGAGTATCTTTATCCTTCAATGGGCCAAAAAGTTGTGCCCTGAATACAGGTGAACGGGCTGCAATGACCAACTTGTGGGCTGCAAATATTTCACCATCTACTTCAAAATTGACATCAGCACACTTACCACTTTCCAAAAGCTTCCCAAATTGCTGGCCAATGCTGGAGAGAGGTGGTGTTATAGAATAGATTTTAGGTCCCTCCGTTTGTGATTTAACAACACCAACAACACATTTAATCGAGAGGCAATCATCTTTAAGGTAATCTGATGACTCTAAAAGAGTTCTTTTGAAATAACGCTTATAACCCCTGAAAATTCATACgtaatatatctttttagcCATCatacaatcattaagaaaataatagacacaacttaaaataaaacacacaaTAAGTGCcaaattttttgttggaaaaagAGAGTGAGAACATCATACAAATGTAAAGGTTGCAATTGAAGGGGACTTAATAAAACAGTACAAACTGAATGTAACATAAGgggaaaatgagagagaattCCCAAATCCACAAACACATTTACATACATCAAactctaaataaaatttgtccAAAGGATTGCTGTCTAAATATCTCATTTCTTCTATGATAAGCATGAGTGTGCAGGTCCACGTACATCCTTGGTCCTTGACTAATTCTTCCATAGAACCCTATGGCAGTTTGATGTAAACATTCTTATTAGGTACTGTGAATTCAAACAGAT of the Cucumis sativus cultivar 9930 chromosome 3, Cucumber_9930_V3, whole genome shotgun sequence genome contains:
- the LOC101211721 gene encoding BTB/POZ and MATH domain-containing protein 2 isoform X2; this encodes MGTIKLFREASKASSNPSHPLPVTSSTARFETVNVTHDFKINGYSLNKGMGIGKYITSDTFLVGGYEWAIYFYPDGKSMEDNAAYVSIFIALVSDGADVRALFELTLFDQSGKGNHKVHSHFERRLESGPYTLKYRGSMWGYKRYFKRTLLESSDYLKDDCLSIKCVVGVVKSQTEGPKIYSITPPLSSIGQQFGKLLESGKCADVNFEVDGEIFAAHKLVIAARSPVFRAQLFGPLKDKDTRCIKVEDIEAPVFKALLHFMYWDNLPDMLELVGANSKWASTLMAQHLLAAADRYALDRLKLLCEANLCEDIAINTVATTLALAEQHHCFQLKAACLKFIAMPENLKGNEV
- the LOC101211721 gene encoding BTB/POZ and MATH domain-containing protein 2 isoform X1, coding for MGTIKLFREASKASSNPSHPLPVTSSTARFETVNVTHDFKINGYSLNKGMGIGKYITSDTFLVGGYEWAIYFYPDGKSMEDNAAYVSIFIALVSDGADVRALFELTLFDQSGKGNHKVHSHFERRLESGPYTLKYRGSMWGYKRYFKRTLLESSDYLKDDCLSIKCVVGVVKSQTEGPKIYSITPPLSSIGQQFGKLLESGKCADVNFEVDGEIFAAHKLVIAARSPVFRAQLFGPLKDKDTRCIKVEDIEAPVFKALLHFMYWDNLPDMLELVGANSKWASTLMAQHLLAAADRYALDRLKLLCEANLCEDIAINTVATTLALAEQHHCFQLKAACLKFIAMPENLKAVMQSDGFDYLKESCPAVLTELLQYVARVTEHNVLTSGFGNLTFLDGSDLNGRRVKQRLY
- the LOC101211476 gene encoding endo-1,3;1,4-beta-D-glucanase; the encoded protein is MSGPQCCSNPPTLNPSSGAGHIEQLGGLTTYVSGSPDSKLAVLFITDVYGFEAPLLRKLADKVAAAGFFVVAPDFFHGDPFVPDDANRPIRVWLQDHETEKGFDDAKPVVEALKNKGITAIGAVGICWGAKVVVELAKVELIQAAVLLHPSFVTVDDIKGVKAPISILGAEIDHMSPPELLKEFEEILSAKPEVDGFVKIFPKVSHGWTVRYKVEDEEAVKCADEAHEDLLAWFTKYVK